The Streptomyces sp. WZ-12 genome segment ACTTCGGCAGTTGCACCGACTGTCGGTGCCGGAAGACGTCGTGCGGGTCGTACTTCGCCTTGACCCGCTGCAGCCTCGGGTAACCGTCCTTGTAATAGAGCGTGTACCAGGGCACGTTGGACTTGTTGTACGCCGGGTCGCTCAGGTCGATGTCGGGGTAGTTGACGTAGCAGCCGTCGGTGACCTCGTTGGGCACCGGCACGCCACCGGTCTCGGCGTAGACGCCGTGGAAGAACTCCCGGATCCACTTCAGACACGTGGCCTCGTCCGCCCGGTCCGTCCACCAGATCATCCAGGCGGCCTTGTACGCGGCCTTCCGGTGCGGGGCGGCGGTGGCGTCCGGGGCGACCGCGTTGACCTTCCCGCCGAACGAGCTGAGCATCACCGACGCGGTGGAGTTGCCCGCGTCGTCGCGGGTCAACTGCTGGTAGAACCGGTCGATGTGCGGGTCCGGCATGGCCGTGCGGTAGTACGCGGACTTGAAGTCGCCGTTCAGGCTCGGGTCGTTCAGCGTCGGGTTGGTGGTCCCCAGATAGCGCGCGGCCTGCAACCACGGCATCTTCCGCGGCTTGACGAACTCCGGCATGGCCGGCAGCTCTCCCATGTGGACGCTCAGCGGCTGGTGTTCGATGCCCAGCCCGGCCGTCACCGCGGCCAGGAAGTCGTTCAGCACCTTCGCCGCGCCGGGGGCGGCCGCATCGGCCTGGGTGACCAGACCGATGTACCCGTTCGACTTGTGGTTCAGCGAGAGCATGCTGACCAGGTTGTCGTTCGGGGTACCGGACCCCAGGTGCTTGGCGTGCCAGTCGCCGAAGTTCTTCACCAGGCGCCGGAAGCGCTCCTTCGTCATCTGCTGCCACGGCCAGGAGATGGCGCTGAGCAACACCTCGGCCGGCGGCTGGGGGAGCAGCGCGGCCGGGTCCGTGCCCCTGGCACCGGGCGAGCGGAACCAGAAGCGCGTGATCACCCCGAAGTTGCCGCCGCCGCCACCGGTGTGCGCCCACCACAGGTCGTGGTGCGGGTCCTTGGGG includes the following:
- a CDS encoding FAD-binding oxidoreductase; amino-acid sequence: MRGNDEGAMRRRDVLAAGAVAGSAALLGGTGLSGTAVAADGAGESAAEPVTVITPSDKRYPDVVRGWNQRWVASPEKVCLAETTAQVTRVVQQAVSAGKRLTVRGGGHCWEDFVFNPEVRVILDMTKMNRVYYDPEMNAIAVEAGAELLNVYERMYRTWGVVVPAGMCFQVGAGGHVSGGGWGLLCRPLGLVVDHLHGVEVVTVDADGVARAKVATRDPKDPHHDLWWAHTGGGGGNFGVITRFWFRSPGARGTDPAALLPQPPAEVLLSAISWPWQQMTKERFRRLVKNFGDWHAKHLGSGTPNDNLVSMLSLNHKSNGYIGLVTQADAAAPGAAKVLNDFLAAVTAGLGIEHQPLSVHMGELPAMPEFVKPRKMPWLQAARYLGTTNPTLNDPSLNGDFKSAYYRTAMPDPHIDRFYQQLTRDDAGNSTASVMLSSFGGKVNAVAPDATAAPHRKAAYKAAWMIWWTDRADEATCLKWIREFFHGVYAETGGVPVPNEVTDGCYVNYPDIDLSDPAYNKSNVPWYTLYYKDGYPRLQRVKAKYDPHDVFRHRQSVQLPKS